The genomic interval CGCACCTGCCCGGCACCGGCCCCGCCTACGAGGTGGAGGAGGTCCCCTCGGAGCACGGCCCCTCGCCGCACCTGGTGCTGCGCATGCCGGAGGCGTTCACCTCGCCGCGCAAGCTGGTGGTGGAGGCGCTGTGGCATCAGCCGCGCTTCGCCTCGGATGCGTCCGGGCGGCTCGCCGTGAGCGTGCCGGGGCGTCACATCGAGGGTCTGGACTGGCGGCTCGTCGGCCAGCTCCAGCCGGACCGGGAGAGCCCCCTGCGCGACGACCTGACCGCGCTCACCCAGCTGCTCGCCTGGAAGGCCCAGGCCACGCTGGGGTTGGATGAGCTCCGCTCGGTGCTCGAGCACCTGGGCACCCCCGCCGAAGGGCCCTTCCGCCGCGTGCTGCCGCTGCTGCGCGAGCTCACCGTGTCGCGTGTGCCCGACAGCGCCATGCGTGGCTCGGGGCTGCGGCACGTGTACGAGGTGGTGGTGGAGCCCTTCGAGCCCGGCTTCGAGCCGCTGGTGGTGTGCTTCCTCACGCGGGTACGCGACTTGCTGGATGCATGGAACCACGAGGCCGCGGTGGAGCTGCGCGCCACCATCGCGGGTGTTGGACCCCTCGCCCTTCCGGGAGTCTCCTGACATGAAGCTGACGCACTGGAAAGCCATCCTCCTGGCCTACCGCCACGTGGAGGTCATCCTGGAGCGGGAGCTGGGCCCGGCGAACCTGGACCCGGCCTACCGCGACCACCTGTCCCCGGGGGCGATGGATGCCATGTCCCGCGACCTGGTGGTCGAAATCGAGAAGCTCCGCATCGCGCTGGGCGCGGACCTGCGCTCCGACGACGTGGAGAAGGTGCTCCAGCCGTTCGCCTTCCTCCTGGACGAGAAGGTGCTCGGGCGGCTGGCAAATGACGACGCCCAGCACTGGCCGCTCTTGCAGCTGCGCGTGTTCGGCTTGGACTCTGGCGGAGACCTCTTCTACGAGCTGGCCGACACGTGCCTGCGCCGGCAGGACACGGCGCCCTTGCTCTTCGAGATGCTGCACTTCTGCCTGACCGCGGGCTTCACGGGCCGCTACGTGGGGCACCCCGCGAAGCTGCGCGAGTACCGCGAGCAGCTGGTGGCGCGCATCCCTCGCCCGGAGGCCGTCGCGCCCCTGGTGCAGACCGAGGACGCGGGCCCTCCGCCCACGCTCTACGACTTTCCGTGGCGCTACTACGCGGTGACGCTCTTCATCATCGTCGCGCTGCCGGTGGTGCTCTGGCACCTCTCCAATTGAGGCACCTGTGATGACTCCCCCCAAGACACCGCCCCGAAAGCCCTCCGCGGGCATGGCCGAGCTGGTGGAGCGGCTGGAGCGGGCCGTGGCAGCCTCGCTGGGCTCGCTCGGCGAGGGGACGAAGCCCCTGCTCGACGTGGTGCGCGAAGGCGCGAAGGCCCTGGAGCCGGGCCCGGGTGGCGCGCGGCTCTCGCGCAAGGAGCGGGAGGCATGGGGCGTGCAACTCGAGACGACATTTCAGCGGCTGGAAGACGTGATGGAAGGTCTTCAGCTCGCGGCCCGCGCGCAAGCGGGCGGGAAGAGGGACTGAGCCATGGCGGGCGAGAAGGTTGCGGCCGCGGCGACCGCGAGTGCGGCCGCGAACGCGGCGACGACGGCGGCGGAAGCAGCGCGCCCCTATTTGACGTGGGTGCTGATTGGGCTGGGCGTGCTGCTGGCCGTCGCGCTGGTGGTGGGCCTGGTGTGGTGGTGGCGCAAGCGGCGCCCGGCCGCGCCGGCATCGGAGCCGCGCAAGAAGCTGGAGTCCAAGGCGCTGCTGCGCATCCACGAGCGCTTCTTGCGCGCCTTGCCGCTGCGCTACCGCGTGGCGGTGATGGACTTCCCCACCGTGGTGGTGATGGGCCCTGCGGGCGCGGGCAAGACGACGCTCATCGACCTGGAGGTGGACTGGCGGCGGCAGGAGCGTCAGTTCATGCCCAGCTACACCGCCGACCCGCTGCTTCAAATCTTCCTCGGGCCGGACAAGGTGGTGCACGAGGTCTCCGCGTCGCTGCTGGAGGACGACACGCAGGAGGCGCGCAATGCGCTGCGGCGCCTGTGGCGGACGAGCTTCCGCCGTCAGCGAGGGCGCGTCGTCGTCGCGCTGGACACGCGCTGGCTGGCGGAGACGCCGCCGGACGAAGTGCGCCGCTTCATCCAGCTGGTGCGCGGGAAGATCAACCTGCTGGGTGAGGTGAGCAAGGGCGCGGTCGAGACGCGGCTGTGCCTGACCCACATGGATACGCTGGTGGGCTTCGAGGACTTCGCCCAGCTCCTGCGAGGCCATGGCATCCCGCTGCATTGGGACGTGCCGCCGCCGGGTGAGGAGGGCAAGCTGGCCGCGGGGCTCCAGCCGCTGGAGCAGTACTTCGCGCTGGGCCTGGTGTCGCTGTCGGTGGAGGCCTTTGGTCGGCTGGAGGAGTTCTACGCGCGGGGCGGAGACTCCTTCGCGGCGCTCGCGCGCTTCGTCAGCGGGTTGTGGGAGGGCGGCGCGCTGTCCTTCCGCCCGGAGCTGTCGCGGGTGTTCCTGTCGTCCCGCTTCGCGGAGTCCCGCTCGGTGGGGGTGTTCGCCATCGCGGTGGAGAAGCGCAACATCGAGCTGCGCGCGCGCTACCGGGGCCAGCACCTGCGCCGGTGCGCGGCCCTGTTGGCGTTGGGATGTCTGCCCGTGCTCGCCGCGTACGGGAACTTCTATGGCCGGCTGGAAGAGGCCCAGCGGCACATGGCGGACTTCGACTCCACGGTGCAGCGGCTCCAGCAGCAGCACCTGACGGCCTCGGGCGAGGTCGTCGTGGACAAGGGCCAGGGCGCAATGCAGGCCATGGACGCGCTGCTTTCGGCCAAGCGCTACTGGCCTCCGCTGAACCACAGCTTCCTCGACGAGCAGGAGGTGCTCCGGGCGCAGCTGTCCAACACCGTCCGGCTGTCGTATCTCAAGCCCCTCCTGGAGCGCTGCCAGGAGCAGTGCGAGCGCTGCGGCACGCTCATTCCGGGCTGTTCTCCGTCGGAGCTGGGAGGAAGCCGCTCCCTCTTCACGCCCACGCATGTGGACGAGCGCTGTGAGCGCGAGACGCTCTGCCGCCCCGAGCAGATGCTGCACCTGATGGCGGTGGCCCGCTCGGCGCGTGGCGACGACATGGGCCGCTTCCTCCTGTCGAGCCTGGACAGCCAGTACCGCAAGCGCTGGAACTGGGCGGCGGACTCGCTGGACCTCCTGGGCACGCGAGCTGGTGGGAAGGACGGCGACTGGGTGCAGGCCACGGGGCTGCGCGAGGAGGTCGTCGGCGACTACATCATCTCCAGCGACCAGGCGTGGCGCGCGGGCATGCAGACGCAGGGGCAGGTGCCGTGGATGCGGTGGCCCTACCAGTGGCTGACGGAGGAGAGCTACCTGGGCCCGTGGCGCGACCACCTCATGCGCCTCCAGTTGGTGCTGGGTGCGCGCGAGCTGAACCTGGAGCAGTGGCGCGCGCTCGTGAACGAGCGCCAGCGACTCCAGCTCACGCTGGCGCAGAGCATCTCCTATACGTCCGCGCCCAAGCTGCTGGCGCTGCTCGACGCCTCGGGCTCGCCGGAGAGCCAGGCGACGCTCAAGGGCGTGGAGAACACGCTCGACGCGCTCGACTGGCACCGCGACCACCAGCCGATGCTGGCGGCGGTGCTGCGGATGGAGGAGGAGATCGACGCGGGCCTCAAGGCCGCGGAGGAGATGTCCACGGCGGAGCTGCTCACGCGCACCGGAGGCCTCTTCGTGCCCGCGAACGCGGATGCGCGCATCGAGGTGCGCGTGCTCCAGCAGTCCTTCGAGTTCCGCCCCAAGGAGCTGTCGCGCGTGCTGCTGGACAAGCTGCTGCGGCAGATCGAGCAGGGGCAGAACCCCTTCAGCCGCCGCCTGATGGGGTTGCCGGCGGGCGCGGTGGCCTCCGCGGCGGAGAACGGGCTGGGCATCTCCATCGGGGACGCGATGGACGTGGGGCGCGTGGATGCGATGCCCTCGAACCATGGCTCGGAGTGGCTGAACTTCGAGACGGACATCAAGCCCCTGGTGGACGAGTTCACCATCCGCATGGCGGACTCGAAGCTGTCCCGGTCGGACGCCGCGCAGCGCCAGGGGTACGTGCTGAAGAAGGTGTCCAACTTCGGGCAGCGCTACCGGCAGGACCTGCTGGTGAAGTATCGCGACTACCGCTTCTCCGCGCTGACCACGACGCTGGCCTCGGAGCTCTCGGCGGTGACGCAGCCCACGTCGGAGCTGGTGGCGATGCTGCGCGAGGTGTCGACCGGCGCGGGAATCGGCCCGATGGAGGGGCCCTATTACGAGCCGCTGCGCCAGGAGCTGTCGGCGTTTCGTCCCATCGTGCAGCTCATGACGCCGGACAAGGATGGACAGACGAAGGAGCTGTCCGCGTTCCTGTTGCTAGTGTCTCAGCTCCACACGGAGGTGTCGGGCTTCAACGCGCCGCCGATGTTGAGCGACCGCACGGTGGTGCCCGCGTCGGTGCGCGCCGGAGTCGAAGCGCCCTCGACGTCCGAGGAGAGCGGCCGGCAGCTGGTCGACCTGCTCACGCCGCTGGGCCGCGTGGGCCTGTCGATGCTGCTCGACGAGGAGGGCTCCTACCTGCGCAAGGTGGATGCGTGGCTGGACAAGCAGGGCATCCTCGGCGAGCTGCGGCGGCCGTTCCGCGAGCCCTTCCTGGTGACTCGGGAGCTGGGCCGGGCGGAGCTGGAGCGTGTGCTGGAGGAGCAGTGGGAGTGGCGCTTCCGGACGCTGCTCACGCCGCTCATGCGCCGCTATCCCTTCGCGGTGGAGGCGAGCCAGGAGTTGGACCCGACGGAGCTGGAGGTCCTCAAGCGCAAGGATGGCGCCTTCTGGCAGTTCGTGAACCAGGTCCTGTCGCCGGTGGTCGAGGAACGTGGCACGGAGTGGATGTTGCGCAGGCCGCTGCGGCAGCAACTGGCGGTTCCTCCGCGCATGCTGGCGATGTTGAGCCGGCTGTCGAAGCTGGCGCGGCTGTTGTGGACGGAGGAAGGCAAGCCGCAGCCCCTGATGCTCCAGGTGCGTCCGCTGCCGCTGCCGCCCTCGGGGGATAGTGGGTTCGTCACCATGTCGTTCTTGAAGTGTGGAGAGGCGGCTGCCTTCGGGTTCAACCAGACGCCCGCGTGGCAGGACTTCGCGCTGGCGTGGTGGGAGCCCCGGTCCGCGTCCGTGGGCGTGGAGCTGCGCGTCCCGGGACGAGAGGGCAAGCGCTACCGGTCGACGGAGTTGTCCCGCTCGTCGTGGAACTGCTTCCGCATCCTGGACGCGGCCACCTTCGACGCCGAGCAGAACGCCATCTGGCCCCTGCCCGGCCCGGATGGCTCCGAGCACTCCGAGATTCGTCTGCGCTTCGGGATGCGCGGTGGGCCCTGGACCCTCTTCCAGGAGGTGACGCGATGAACGCAGGCAAGGGTTCGTGGTTGTTGATGCTGGCGCTCGCGCTGGGCACCGTGGCCTGCGCGCCCACGCACCTGACCATCAACGTGAAGTCCCCTCCTGGGACGAACCAGGGGCGGCCATTGCACATGGTGGTCCGGGCGGTGGATGCGCAGCGCTACATGACGGAGTTCTACGCGGACGTGGCCGAGCGCATCGTCCACCCGGATGACTCCGTGGTGCAGACGCTCGTCGTCTATCCGGGCGAGAAGGCCCAGACGCGGGTGAAGATTCCCGAGGAGTCGCCGCTGGCCATCTCCTTCCTCTTCACCACGCCGGATGGGGCCTGGCAGGTGCTGCTCGATACGCCCATTCCGGGACGTGTGGACATCGACCTGGAGGAGAGCCGCATCCGCACGGACGCGCCCAAACGCAAGAAGCCAGCGAAGAGCGAGGCATCCAAGACGGAGCCACC from Myxococcus stipitatus carries:
- a CDS encoding DotU family type IV/VI secretion system protein translates to MKLTHWKAILLAYRHVEVILERELGPANLDPAYRDHLSPGAMDAMSRDLVVEIEKLRIALGADLRSDDVEKVLQPFAFLLDEKVLGRLANDDAQHWPLLQLRVFGLDSGGDLFYELADTCLRRQDTAPLLFEMLHFCLTAGFTGRYVGHPAKLREYREQLVARIPRPEAVAPLVQTEDAGPPPTLYDFPWRYYAVTLFIIVALPVVLWHLSN